The proteins below are encoded in one region of Streptomyces ficellus:
- a CDS encoding ATP-dependent DNA helicase UvrD2 — protein MTSATHSTLFPQAPGPSQFPAPPADADAVLDGLDPEQRAVATALHGPVCVLAGAGTGKTRAITHRIAYGVRAGILQPSSVLAVTFTNRAAGEMRGRLRQLGAGGVQARTFHSAALRQLQYFWPKAVGGELPRLLERKVQLVAEAGARCRVRLDRNELRDVTSEIEWAKVTQTVPADYPAAVAKALRDAPRDPAEIGQIYAMYEQLKRDRGAIDFEDVLLLTVGILQDRHDIADRIRGQYQHFVVDEYQDVSPLQQRLLDLWLGDRDNLCVVGDASQTIYSFTGATPDHLLNFRTRHPNATVVKLVRDYRSTPQVVHLANGLLAQARGRAAEHRLELVSQRAPGPDPVYAEYGDEPAEAEGTARRIRDLIAAGVPAGDIAVLYRINAQSEVYEQALADAGVPYQLRGAERFFERAEVREAGVALRGAARAGGNDSLLDDAEDLPAQVRAVLSTKGWTSEPPAGSGAVRDRWESLAALVRLAEDFARARPGATLGDLVAELDERAAAQHAPTVQGVTLASLHSAKGLEWDAVFLVGLTEGMMPITYAKTDEQVEEERRLLYVGVTRARLHLSLSWALARAPGGRASRRPSRFLSGLRPGSTAPGARPPSAGGGGVEHARGTAAGTRRGRRGPVRCRVCGATLTDAGEMKLMRCEDCPSDMDEALYERLREWRADQAGRLGQPPYCVFTDKTLMAIAETVPATDGELARISGVGARKLDRFGADVLAICAGQEPGEGDGED, from the coding sequence GTGACATCAGCAACGCACTCCACTCTCTTCCCGCAGGCCCCGGGACCGAGCCAGTTCCCGGCTCCGCCCGCGGACGCCGACGCGGTGCTCGACGGGCTGGACCCCGAGCAGCGCGCGGTGGCGACCGCCCTGCACGGCCCGGTGTGCGTGCTGGCCGGCGCCGGCACGGGCAAGACCCGCGCGATCACCCACCGCATCGCGTACGGCGTCCGCGCGGGCATACTCCAGCCCAGCAGCGTGCTGGCCGTCACCTTCACCAACCGCGCCGCGGGCGAGATGCGCGGCCGGCTCAGGCAGCTCGGAGCGGGCGGCGTCCAGGCGCGCACGTTCCACTCGGCAGCCCTCCGGCAGCTCCAGTACTTCTGGCCGAAAGCAGTCGGCGGCGAGCTGCCGCGCCTGCTGGAGCGCAAGGTCCAGCTCGTCGCCGAGGCGGGAGCCCGCTGCCGCGTCCGCCTCGACCGCAACGAGCTGCGCGACGTCACCAGCGAGATCGAATGGGCCAAAGTCACCCAGACCGTCCCCGCCGACTACCCCGCCGCCGTCGCCAAAGCCCTCCGCGACGCCCCGCGCGACCCCGCCGAGATCGGCCAGATCTATGCCATGTACGAGCAGCTCAAGCGCGACCGCGGAGCCATCGACTTCGAGGACGTCCTGCTGCTCACCGTCGGCATCCTCCAGGACCGGCACGACATCGCCGACCGCATCCGCGGTCAGTACCAGCACTTCGTCGTCGACGAGTACCAGGACGTCTCACCGCTCCAGCAGCGCCTGCTCGACCTGTGGCTCGGCGACCGCGACAACCTGTGCGTCGTCGGCGACGCCAGCCAGACGATCTACTCCTTCACCGGCGCCACCCCCGACCACCTGCTGAACTTCCGCACCCGGCACCCGAACGCCACCGTGGTCAAACTCGTCCGCGACTACCGCTCCACCCCCCAGGTCGTCCACCTGGCCAACGGACTGCTCGCCCAGGCCCGCGGCCGCGCCGCCGAACACCGGCTGGAACTCGTCTCCCAGCGCGCCCCCGGCCCCGACCCCGTCTACGCCGAGTACGGCGACGAGCCCGCCGAGGCGGAAGGCACCGCCCGCCGCATCCGCGACCTGATCGCCGCGGGCGTCCCCGCCGGCGACATCGCCGTGCTCTACCGGATCAACGCCCAGTCGGAGGTCTACGAGCAGGCCCTCGCCGACGCCGGCGTGCCCTACCAGCTGCGCGGCGCCGAGCGCTTCTTCGAGCGCGCCGAGGTACGCGAAGCGGGAGTGGCCCTGCGCGGCGCCGCCCGGGCGGGCGGCAACGACTCCCTGCTGGACGACGCCGAGGACCTGCCCGCGCAAGTGCGGGCCGTGCTGTCCACCAAGGGCTGGACCAGCGAACCGCCCGCCGGCTCCGGTGCGGTCCGCGACCGCTGGGAGTCCCTCGCCGCACTCGTCCGGCTCGCCGAGGACTTCGCCCGCGCCCGCCCCGGGGCCACGCTCGGCGACCTCGTCGCGGAACTCGACGAACGGGCCGCCGCCCAGCACGCTCCCACCGTCCAGGGCGTCACCCTCGCCTCACTGCACTCGGCGAAGGGCCTGGAGTGGGACGCCGTCTTCCTGGTCGGCCTCACCGAGGGCATGATGCCGATCACGTACGCCAAGACCGACGAGCAGGTCGAGGAGGAGCGCCGCCTGCTCTACGTGGGCGTCACCCGCGCCCGGCTCCACCTCTCGCTCTCCTGGGCCCTCGCCCGCGCCCCGGGCGGCCGCGCCTCGCGCCGCCCGTCCCGGTTCCTCAGCGGACTGCGCCCCGGCTCCACCGCGCCGGGGGCCCGCCCCCCGTCGGCCGGTGGCGGCGGCGTCGAGCACGCCCGCGGCACGGCGGCGGGCACCCGGCGCGGGCGCCGCGGACCGGTGCGGTGCCGGGTGTGCGGCGCGACCCTCACCGACGCGGGCGAGATGAAACTGATGCGCTGCGAGGACTGCCCCTCCGACATGGACGAGGCGCTGTACGAGCGGCTCCGGGAGTGGCGCGCGGACCAGGCCGGACGGCTCGGGCAGCCGCCGTACTGCGTCTTCACCGACAAGACCCTGATGGCGATCGCCGAGACCGTCCCCGCCACCGACGGCGAGCTGGCCCGCATCTCCGGCGTCGGCGCCCGCAAGCTCGACCGGTTCGGCGCCGATGTGCTCGCCATCTGCGCAGGTCAAGAGCCTGGCGAGGGGGACGGGGAGGACTGA
- a CDS encoding mycoredoxin — MQGSLTMYSTTWCGYCRRLKSQMDREGIAYTEINIEQDPESAAFVEKANGGNQTVPTVLFADGTTLTNPSLAQVKQKIGA, encoded by the coding sequence ATGCAGGGCAGCCTGACGATGTACAGCACGACGTGGTGCGGCTACTGCCGGCGGCTGAAGAGCCAGATGGACCGCGAGGGCATCGCGTACACCGAGATCAACATCGAGCAGGACCCGGAGTCGGCCGCGTTCGTGGAGAAGGCCAACGGGGGCAACCAGACCGTCCCGACCGTGCTCTTCGCGGACGGGACGACCCTGACGAACCCCTCGCTGGCCCAGGTCAAGCAGAAGATCGGCGCCTGA
- the nudC gene encoding NAD(+) diphosphatase, with protein sequence MGLTAPSGIDRAAHHRLDEAWLAAAWSHPTTRVFVVSGGQVLIDDTPDGRTELVMTPAFEAPVTETHRYFLGTDTDGVSYFALQKDSLPGRMDQSARPAGLREAGLLLSPRDAGLMVHAVALENWQRLHRFCSRCGERTVIAAAGHIRRCPACGAEHYPRTDPAVIMLVTDEEDRALLGRQVHWPEGRFSTLAGFVEPGESIEQSVAREVFEEAGVTVGEVEYVASQPWPFPSSLMLGFMARATSSEINVDGDEIEEARWFSREELRAAFESGEVLPPYGISIAARLIELWYGRPLPKPGTLA encoded by the coding sequence ATCGGCCTCACCGCCCCGAGCGGCATCGACCGTGCCGCCCACCACCGCCTCGACGAGGCCTGGCTCGCCGCGGCCTGGAGCCACCCGACGACCCGCGTCTTCGTCGTGTCCGGCGGTCAGGTCCTGATCGACGACACCCCCGACGGCCGCACCGAACTGGTCATGACCCCCGCCTTCGAGGCGCCCGTCACCGAGACCCACCGCTACTTCCTGGGCACGGACACCGACGGCGTCAGCTACTTCGCCCTCCAGAAGGACTCCCTGCCCGGGCGCATGGACCAGTCCGCGCGGCCGGCCGGTCTGCGCGAGGCAGGCCTGCTGCTGTCGCCGCGCGACGCGGGCCTGATGGTGCACGCGGTGGCGCTGGAGAACTGGCAGCGGCTGCACCGCTTCTGCTCGCGCTGCGGCGAGCGCACGGTGATCGCGGCGGCCGGCCACATCCGCCGCTGCCCCGCGTGCGGCGCGGAGCACTACCCGCGCACCGACCCCGCCGTGATCATGCTGGTGACGGACGAGGAGGACCGGGCGCTGCTGGGCCGGCAGGTCCACTGGCCGGAGGGCCGCTTCTCGACGCTCGCGGGCTTCGTGGAGCCTGGCGAGTCCATCGAGCAGTCCGTGGCACGGGAGGTCTTCGAAGAGGCCGGAGTGACGGTCGGCGAGGTGGAGTACGTCGCCAGCCAGCCGTGGCCCTTCCCGTCCAGCCTCATGCTGGGCTTCATGGCCCGGGCCACGTCCTCGGAGATCAACGTCGACGGGGACGAGATCGAGGAGGCCCGCTGGTTCTCCCGGGAAGAGCTGCGGGCCGCGTTCGAGTCCGGCGAGGTCCTTCCCCCCTACGGAATCTCGATCGCGGCCCGTCTCATCGAGCTCTGGTACGGCCGGCCGCTCCCTAAGCCCGGGACCCTGGCGTAA